The following proteins are co-located in the Gordonia polyisoprenivorans genome:
- a CDS encoding MFS transporter — MSAPTDAETVTDDPGYRWVALSNTTAAVFMSALDGSIVIISLPAIFRGIGLDPLASQNIGFLLWMIMGYRLVQAVAVTTLGRLGDMFGRVRIYNAGFAVFTVASILLSFDPFHASGAAIWLIAWRLLQALGGSMLTCNSAAILTDAFAPDRRGFALGLNQVAALAGQLSGLVLGGLLAAWDWRAVFWVNVPVGVFFTVWAYRKLRDNGERHPGRIDWWGNGTFACGLSAILIAITIGLQPYGDHTMGWENPVVVALLVAGVVSLIAFGLIESRVAEPMIELTLFRIRAFTAGNLAALCASLAQGGLQFVLIIWLQGIWLPLHGYDFADTPLWAGIFLLPLTCGFFVAGPLTGALSDRFGARGFATVGMVLFGSSFVGLLFLPIVFPYWAFALLIALNGIGTGMFAAPNTSSIMGSVPARYRGVASGMRATFQNSGTALSIGVFFSLMIVGLAAHLPETMSAGLQQQGVPAGIAGEVAHLPPVASLFSALLGVNPIEHLLAGTGVLDHLSTAQQQTLTGHEFFPNLLSGPFHDGLVIVFVASIGLSICAAVASLLRGAPTAPTLTSTPEVVCTGDDDSSGLDSTGHDSSGRPSGSAEPPVELDIASKNR, encoded by the coding sequence GTGAGCGCGCCGACGGACGCAGAGACGGTCACCGACGACCCCGGCTACCGGTGGGTGGCATTGTCGAACACGACTGCCGCGGTGTTCATGTCGGCGCTCGACGGGTCGATCGTGATCATCTCGTTGCCCGCGATCTTCCGCGGTATCGGGCTGGACCCGTTGGCGTCACAGAACATCGGTTTCCTGCTCTGGATGATCATGGGTTACCGACTGGTGCAGGCGGTGGCCGTCACCACGCTGGGCCGGCTCGGAGACATGTTCGGTCGCGTACGGATCTACAACGCGGGATTCGCGGTCTTCACCGTCGCGTCGATCCTGTTGTCGTTCGACCCTTTTCACGCATCCGGCGCGGCGATCTGGCTGATCGCGTGGCGGTTGCTGCAGGCGCTCGGCGGATCGATGCTCACCTGCAATTCGGCTGCCATCCTCACCGACGCGTTCGCGCCGGATCGCCGGGGATTCGCGTTGGGGCTCAATCAGGTTGCCGCGCTCGCCGGACAGTTGAGCGGACTGGTCCTCGGCGGTCTGCTGGCCGCATGGGATTGGCGGGCGGTGTTCTGGGTGAATGTCCCGGTCGGCGTCTTCTTCACGGTATGGGCCTACCGGAAACTCCGCGATAACGGCGAACGCCATCCGGGGCGGATCGATTGGTGGGGCAACGGGACGTTCGCCTGTGGCCTCTCGGCGATCCTCATCGCCATCACCATAGGGCTGCAGCCCTACGGCGATCACACCATGGGCTGGGAGAACCCGGTCGTGGTCGCGCTGCTGGTCGCGGGCGTGGTGTCGCTGATCGCTTTCGGCCTCATCGAGAGTCGGGTGGCCGAACCGATGATCGAACTGACACTCTTCCGGATTCGTGCCTTCACCGCCGGAAACCTGGCGGCGCTGTGCGCGTCGCTGGCGCAGGGCGGACTCCAGTTCGTGTTGATCATCTGGCTACAGGGCATATGGTTGCCGCTGCACGGCTACGATTTCGCCGATACCCCGCTGTGGGCGGGAATCTTCCTGCTGCCCTTGACTTGCGGGTTCTTCGTCGCCGGCCCGCTGACTGGTGCACTGTCGGACAGGTTCGGTGCGCGCGGCTTCGCCACCGTCGGCATGGTGCTCTTCGGATCGAGCTTCGTCGGCCTGTTGTTCCTGCCGATCGTGTTCCCGTACTGGGCGTTTGCGCTGTTGATCGCGCTCAACGGCATCGGTACCGGCATGTTCGCCGCACCCAACACCTCCTCGATCATGGGAAGTGTTCCCGCCCGCTATCGCGGGGTGGCGTCCGGAATGCGGGCCACCTTCCAGAATTCCGGCACGGCGTTGTCGATCGGAGTCTTCTTCTCACTGATGATCGTTGGATTGGCGGCGCACCTGCCCGAGACCATGTCGGCGGGACTGCAGCAGCAGGGTGTACCCGCCGGGATCGCCGGCGAGGTCGCCCATCTGCCACCGGTGGCCTCGTTGTTCTCGGCGCTGCTGGGCGTCAATCCCATCGAGCACCTTCTTGCCGGCACCGGGGTGCTCGACCACCTCAGCACTGCGCAGCAGCAGACCCTCACCGGTCACGAGTTCTTCCCGAATCTGTTGTCGGGACCGTTCCACGACGGACTCGTCATCGTCTTCGTCGCCTCCATCGGATTGTCGATCTGTGCGGCCGTCGCCTCACTGCTGCGCGGTGCCCCCACGGCGCCGACGCTGACGTCGACGCCGGAGGTCGTGTGCACAGGAGACGACGACAGCAGTGGTCTCGACAGCACGGGTCACGACAGCAGTGGACGTCCCAGTGGCAGCGCCGAGCCGCCGGTGGAACTCGACATCGCGTCGAAGAACAGATAG
- a CDS encoding DEAD/DEAH box helicase: MTTFASLGVPTALVEVLAADGKTEAFPIQADTLTDTLDGADVLGRGRTGSGKTLAFSIPLVAGLAEMEVTRTPGAPTGLVLAPTRELATQIATAIEPLAAALSLRVTTIFGGVSQKRQEDAMRRGADIVVACPGRLEDLVQQRIVRLDNVEITVLDEADHMADLGFLPAVTRILAATPADGQRMLFSATLDNGVDKLVKRFLNQPVMHSVDDSSSPVEQMTHHVFEVSGAGEKTALINTLASGTGRRILFTRTKHQAKKLAKKLTADGIPAVDLHGNLSQAQRDRSLAAFGNGSVRVLVATDVAARGVHVDGIELVVHVDPPAEHKAYLHRSGRTARAGNAGDVVTVCLPEQRRDLRSLLHKAKIQVTPQRVDAGSEAVVTLVGERAAHVTPAPEQPAAQRPARGPRRSGGQSGGRGRGGARAGGRDGGGHSGGRARTEQSGGQSSRSRSGSGHRSATGHPESSTSRTGTAARSGGTRGHDGQSSSRRGNGRNGNGQVGRRHTSSSAR, from the coding sequence ATGACGACATTCGCATCCCTCGGTGTACCCACCGCACTCGTCGAGGTACTCGCCGCCGACGGCAAGACCGAGGCATTTCCCATCCAGGCCGACACCCTGACCGACACCCTCGACGGTGCCGACGTCCTCGGCCGTGGCCGCACCGGCTCCGGCAAGACGTTGGCCTTCTCCATCCCGCTGGTCGCCGGACTGGCCGAGATGGAGGTCACCCGCACCCCGGGCGCACCGACCGGACTGGTTCTTGCCCCCACCCGTGAGCTGGCCACCCAGATCGCCACGGCCATCGAGCCCCTCGCCGCGGCGCTGAGCCTGCGCGTCACCACCATCTTCGGCGGCGTCAGCCAGAAGCGTCAGGAAGACGCGATGCGCCGCGGCGCCGACATCGTCGTCGCCTGCCCCGGTCGCCTGGAAGACCTTGTGCAGCAACGCATCGTGCGTTTGGACAACGTCGAGATCACCGTGCTCGACGAGGCCGATCACATGGCCGATCTCGGCTTCCTGCCCGCCGTCACCCGCATCCTCGCGGCCACCCCCGCCGACGGACAGCGGATGCTGTTCTCGGCCACCCTCGACAACGGCGTCGACAAACTCGTCAAGCGATTCCTGAACCAGCCGGTGATGCACTCGGTCGACGATTCCTCCTCGCCCGTCGAGCAGATGACCCACCACGTCTTCGAGGTGTCAGGCGCCGGCGAGAAGACCGCATTGATCAACACTCTCGCTTCCGGCACCGGCCGACGAATCCTGTTCACCCGGACCAAGCACCAGGCCAAGAAGCTCGCCAAGAAGCTGACCGCCGACGGCATCCCCGCGGTGGATCTGCACGGCAACCTGTCGCAGGCCCAGCGCGACCGCAGTCTCGCGGCCTTCGGCAACGGCTCGGTCCGCGTGCTCGTCGCCACCGACGTCGCCGCGCGCGGTGTGCACGTCGACGGCATCGAGCTGGTCGTGCACGTCGATCCGCCGGCCGAGCACAAGGCCTACCTGCACCGCTCGGGTCGCACCGCGCGTGCGGGCAACGCCGGTGACGTCGTCACCGTGTGCCTGCCCGAGCAGCGCCGGGACCTGCGGTCGCTGCTGCACAAGGCGAAGATCCAGGTGACCCCGCAGCGTGTGGACGCCGGCTCCGAGGCCGTCGTCACCCTCGTCGGCGAGCGGGCCGCACATGTCACACCCGCTCCCGAGCAGCCCGCGGCTCAGCGTCCGGCTCGCGGTCCGCGCCGGTCCGGCGGCCAGTCCGGCGGACGCGGCCGCGGCGGTGCCCGCGCCGGCGGTCGCGACGGTGGCGGTCACAGCGGCGGCCGGGCGCGCACCGAGCAGTCCGGTGGACAGAGTTCACGGTCGCGCTCGGGCAGCGGTCACCGGTCGGCGACCGGCCACCCGGAGTCGAGCACCTCTCGCACCGGAACCGCCGCACGGTCGGGCGGGACCCGAGGCCACGACGGTCAGAGCAGCTCGCGGCGTGGCAACGGCCGCAACGGCAACGGCCAGGTCGGACGTCGACACACCTCGTCGTCGGCTCGCTGA
- a CDS encoding MarR family winged helix-turn-helix transcriptional regulator has product MTDDDILDVAAGLRLTLGVLLRRLRAHRNPDDPSVPETTVLARLDRDGESTAAELARREQITPQSMGVTISSLLSGGLVAKAPDPADGRRAVLRLTAKGRAVLGDRRNHRTQAIATAMTSVLDADEIRVVAAALPLLDRVAEAL; this is encoded by the coding sequence ATGACCGATGACGACATCCTCGACGTCGCGGCAGGACTGCGGCTCACGCTCGGCGTGCTGTTGCGACGGCTCCGGGCCCATCGCAACCCCGACGATCCGAGTGTCCCGGAGACGACGGTGCTGGCACGCCTGGACCGCGACGGCGAGAGCACCGCAGCCGAACTCGCCCGCCGCGAACAGATCACGCCGCAGTCGATGGGGGTCACGATCTCGTCATTGCTCTCCGGGGGACTGGTCGCCAAGGCTCCCGACCCCGCCGACGGTCGGCGTGCGGTGCTGCGATTGACCGCCAAAGGCCGTGCGGTACTCGGTGATCGGCGCAACCATCGCACCCAGGCCATCGCGACCGCGATGACCTCGGTCCTCGACGCCGACGAGATCCGGGTCGTCGCCGCAGCTTTGCCGCTGCTCGACCGGGTGGCCGAGGCCCTGTGA
- a CDS encoding phospholipase C, translating into MFAGLGRREFLRRVAATGGGALLTSWAAPIIDKAYASADPGGTGSLADIEHIVLFMQENRSFDHYFGTYSGVRGFGEASTKWKQYGWAPGKGPTPSGYTMPFRLDTTAGPNLDGECINDPDHSWAGLHQAFNGGRNDGWLPMSIKSVGPDNAPALMGYYEREDIPVHRSLAEAFTLCDGYHCSVLGPTDPNRLYWMSATLDPEGRHGGPLLETPTLIPKFVYSWRTMPENLQEAGVSWKIYNNKDFGPVSSVILDGMMGCFKQAQDPNSQLAKRGIAPTYPNDFAADVKANRLPKVSWVIPPAMECEHPALPAALGAVGIVQLLDILTSNPAVWEKTALIISYDENGGFFDHVTPPTAPAGTPGEYVSVADLNRFPAAKGVRGPIGLGYRVPCFVISPYSRGGLVASETFDHTSQLRLIEKRFGVDVPNLTAWRRATVGDMTSAFDFDSRPNSARPHFGDPNPDAQNALLQCGPNIAAGTAGHGRPYPVPPNSMPRQQPGTRRAPTG; encoded by the coding sequence ATGTTTGCAGGACTGGGTCGGCGTGAATTCCTGAGGCGTGTCGCCGCAACCGGTGGGGGCGCGTTGCTCACCTCGTGGGCCGCACCGATCATCGACAAGGCCTACGCATCGGCCGATCCCGGCGGCACCGGATCACTCGCCGACATCGAGCACATCGTGCTGTTCATGCAGGAGAACCGCTCGTTCGACCACTACTTCGGAACCTATTCCGGCGTACGGGGTTTCGGTGAGGCATCCACCAAGTGGAAGCAGTACGGATGGGCGCCGGGCAAGGGCCCGACGCCCAGCGGCTACACCATGCCGTTCCGGCTGGACACCACCGCGGGGCCCAACCTCGACGGCGAGTGCATCAACGACCCCGACCATTCGTGGGCCGGCCTGCACCAGGCCTTCAACGGCGGCCGCAACGACGGCTGGCTCCCCATGTCGATCAAGTCCGTCGGTCCCGATAACGCCCCGGCACTGATGGGCTACTACGAGCGTGAGGACATCCCGGTCCACCGCTCACTGGCCGAGGCATTCACCCTGTGCGACGGCTACCACTGCTCGGTCCTCGGACCCACCGACCCCAATCGCCTGTACTGGATGAGCGCGACCCTCGATCCGGAGGGACGCCACGGCGGCCCACTCCTCGAAACCCCCACGCTCATCCCCAAATTCGTCTACTCGTGGCGCACCATGCCGGAGAACCTCCAAGAGGCCGGGGTGAGCTGGAAGATCTACAACAACAAGGACTTCGGCCCGGTCTCATCGGTGATCCTCGACGGCATGATGGGCTGCTTCAAGCAGGCCCAGGACCCGAATTCCCAACTCGCCAAGCGCGGTATCGCCCCCACCTACCCCAACGACTTCGCCGCCGACGTCAAGGCCAACCGCCTGCCGAAGGTGTCCTGGGTGATCCCCCCGGCCATGGAGTGCGAGCATCCGGCATTGCCGGCCGCGCTCGGCGCCGTCGGTATCGTGCAACTCCTCGACATCCTCACCTCCAATCCGGCGGTGTGGGAGAAGACCGCATTGATCATCAGTTACGACGAGAACGGCGGCTTCTTCGATCACGTCACCCCGCCGACCGCGCCTGCAGGCACCCCCGGCGAATACGTCAGCGTTGCCGACCTCAACCGGTTCCCGGCCGCCAAGGGCGTCCGCGGCCCGATCGGCCTCGGCTATCGCGTGCCCTGCTTCGTGATCTCGCCCTACAGCCGTGGCGGACTCGTGGCCTCGGAGACCTTCGACCACACCTCGCAGCTGCGGCTGATCGAGAAACGGTTCGGCGTCGACGTGCCGAACCTGACGGCGTGGCGCCGCGCGACCGTCGGCGACATGACCTCGGCCTTCGACTTCGACAGTCGGCCGAACTCCGCACGACCACACTTCGGCGACCCCAACCCCGACGCGCAGAACGCCCTGCTGCAGTGCGGTCCCAACATCGCGGCGGGTACCGCAGGACACGGCCGGCCCTACCCGGTGCCGCCCAATTCGATGCCGCGTCAGCAGCCGGGAACCCGACGCGCGCCGACCGGGTGA
- a CDS encoding TetR/AcrR family transcriptional regulator, producing the protein MRSSGLRESKKAATRLALAEAVLTLATRDGIDAVTIDAVAAEVGVSVRTFHNYFTSKEDALTAFVGVLVDRIDNGVRARPEGESLWDSLRFAMTEIATASDTDPEALVTLLRLFDTEPALAAHSRTIDLGDSIDIQLSEMMAARGADPQTLHPHLAFTTALCAARTALEFWSAHRETRDHSAREMLDAAFDQLGAGMRQQLPITSPSLSNN; encoded by the coding sequence ATGCGATCCTCCGGCCTACGTGAGTCCAAGAAGGCGGCCACCCGTCTCGCTCTCGCCGAAGCCGTCCTGACCCTGGCCACCCGCGATGGCATCGACGCGGTGACCATCGACGCCGTCGCCGCCGAGGTCGGGGTGTCGGTGCGCACCTTCCACAATTACTTCACCAGCAAAGAGGACGCCCTCACCGCCTTCGTCGGTGTTCTCGTCGACCGTATCGACAACGGCGTCCGCGCCCGCCCGGAGGGCGAATCACTCTGGGATTCCCTGCGATTCGCGATGACCGAAATCGCCACCGCCTCCGACACCGACCCGGAGGCGCTGGTCACGCTGCTGCGCCTGTTCGATACCGAACCCGCCCTGGCCGCGCACTCCCGCACCATCGATCTCGGCGACTCGATCGACATCCAGTTGTCGGAGATGATGGCCGCCCGCGGTGCCGATCCGCAGACCCTGCACCCCCATCTCGCGTTCACCACCGCACTGTGTGCGGCACGGACTGCACTCGAATTCTGGTCGGCACATCGCGAGACGCGCGACCACTCTGCCCGCGAGATGCTCGACGCCGCTTTCGATCAACTGGGAGCCGGTATGAGACAACAGCTTCCGATCACATCCCCGAGCTTGTCCAACAACTGA
- a CDS encoding GPR1/FUN34/YaaH family transporter, whose product MTDVALAPPDVITTADTAPPAPVGNPATIGVPTFIVGSVALGMVLIGFVPATAVGASIPIILAATGIGQLVAAVWALSLAQNAVAAVFGIFSGFWLSYAALVLGLTHNWYGVGADNAVATQEVFLTSWVVVIVMLTLATLRLPFAFTLLFVLIDVALILVLLATAQGSSTIQTAAGWVVFAFAAVGTYLFFDAMSSSTGGSALPLGRPLLS is encoded by the coding sequence ATGACCGACGTTGCACTTGCCCCACCCGATGTGATCACCACCGCCGATACCGCACCGCCGGCGCCCGTGGGCAATCCGGCGACCATCGGCGTCCCGACCTTCATCGTCGGATCGGTGGCACTCGGGATGGTGCTGATCGGATTCGTCCCGGCGACCGCGGTAGGCGCGTCGATCCCGATCATCTTGGCCGCCACCGGAATCGGACAACTCGTCGCCGCCGTGTGGGCATTGTCGCTCGCGCAGAACGCGGTGGCCGCGGTGTTCGGCATCTTTTCCGGATTCTGGCTCAGCTACGCAGCGCTCGTACTCGGCCTGACTCATAACTGGTACGGCGTCGGAGCCGACAACGCCGTGGCCACGCAGGAGGTGTTCCTCACCTCGTGGGTGGTGGTGATCGTGATGCTGACCTTGGCCACCTTGCGCCTTCCGTTCGCGTTCACCCTGCTCTTCGTGCTCATCGACGTCGCACTGATTCTCGTCCTGCTGGCCACCGCGCAGGGCAGTAGCACCATTCAGACGGCCGCAGGTTGGGTGGTGTTCGCCTTCGCCGCGGTCGGCACCTATCTGTTCTTCGACGCGATGTCGAGTTCCACCGGCGGCTCGGCGCTGCCACTGGGACGTCCACTGCTGTCGTGA
- a CDS encoding dihydrolipoyl dehydrogenase family protein encodes MSTTATYDVLVIGGGPAGENAADYAIRGSGRTAAIIDRELVGGECSYWACMPSKALLGAGAALDGVAGLPGARPSLASMSPDRGALLAWRDDFTSHRDDASQVQWARSAGIDVIRARAQLVGEREVEVSGAEGTRRLHARQAVVLATGSTATIPPIPGLAAALPWTSRDATNMLDVPRRVLILGGGVVACEAATWLTDLGSAVTLVVRGDRLLANAEPFAGQRVADALFERGVDVRLRATIAEVGRDDARDTGYGRRHGGPVRVHIADRDGAVTDEIEVDEIIVAAGRTPATTDLGLEVLGIDPHRPLDVDDHLTVGEHSWLYAVGDVNSRAPLTHMGKYQARVAGEVIAARAEGADLVDPRYRASADHGAVPQVVFTRPQVGSVGLTERAARDAGIDVQISALDIAVAGSALERDNYRGHAQLVIDRSRDLIVGVTFVGPEVAELLHSATVAVVGRVRLQQLWHAVPSYPTVSEVWLRLLEQVH; translated from the coding sequence ATGTCCACAACAGCGACTTACGACGTCCTGGTGATCGGCGGCGGACCGGCCGGGGAAAATGCGGCCGATTACGCGATCCGCGGAAGCGGACGCACCGCCGCGATCATCGACCGCGAACTCGTCGGCGGGGAGTGCTCGTACTGGGCATGTATGCCGAGTAAGGCATTGCTCGGGGCGGGTGCCGCCCTGGACGGGGTGGCCGGTCTTCCCGGTGCTCGTCCGTCGCTGGCGTCGATGAGCCCGGACCGCGGCGCGCTGCTCGCCTGGCGTGACGACTTCACCTCCCACCGCGACGACGCCTCCCAGGTGCAGTGGGCGCGATCGGCCGGCATCGACGTCATCCGTGCACGCGCGCAGCTGGTCGGGGAGCGGGAGGTCGAGGTGAGCGGCGCCGAGGGCACCCGGCGGCTGCACGCACGCCAGGCGGTGGTCCTGGCGACCGGCAGTACCGCCACCATCCCGCCGATCCCGGGCCTGGCCGCCGCGCTGCCCTGGACTTCCCGCGACGCCACCAACATGCTCGACGTACCGCGCCGGGTGTTGATCCTCGGCGGCGGCGTGGTGGCGTGCGAGGCAGCGACCTGGCTTACCGATCTCGGCTCCGCGGTCACGCTGGTGGTCCGCGGGGATCGCCTCCTGGCGAATGCGGAACCCTTTGCCGGACAACGGGTTGCCGACGCACTGTTCGAGCGTGGCGTCGATGTGCGACTGCGCGCCACGATCGCCGAGGTGGGTAGGGACGACGCCCGCGACACCGGATACGGTCGGCGCCACGGTGGACCGGTCCGGGTGCACATCGCCGATCGCGACGGCGCGGTGACCGACGAGATCGAGGTCGACGAGATCATCGTCGCCGCCGGTCGCACACCCGCGACCACCGACCTCGGTCTCGAGGTCCTCGGCATCGATCCGCACCGACCACTCGACGTCGATGATCATCTCACCGTCGGCGAGCACTCATGGCTCTATGCGGTCGGCGACGTGAATTCGCGTGCGCCCTTGACACACATGGGCAAGTACCAGGCCAGGGTCGCCGGCGAGGTGATCGCCGCCCGCGCCGAGGGCGCCGATCTCGTCGACCCCCGTTACCGCGCCTCGGCCGATCACGGGGCCGTGCCCCAGGTGGTCTTCACCCGCCCGCAGGTCGGCAGCGTCGGGCTCACCGAACGCGCCGCGCGCGACGCGGGCATCGATGTGCAGATCTCGGCCCTCGACATCGCGGTCGCCGGATCGGCCCTCGAACGCGACAACTACCGCGGTCACGCACAACTCGTGATCGACCGGTCCCGCGATCTGATCGTCGGGGTCACCTTCGTCGGCCCCGAGGTCGCCGAACTGCTGCATTCGGCAACCGTGGCCGTCGTGGGAAGGGTTCGGCTGCAACAGCTCTGGCATGCGGTGCCGTCGTATCCGACGGTCAGCGAGGTATGGCTGCGGCTCCTGGAGCAGGTGCACTGA
- a CDS encoding MMPL family transporter has translation MATFLSRVGRWAYTNRFKTIAVWILVLIALGVGAAFLSKPTTESFSIPGIPSERAQNLMVERFPDKPKFGDDVSVTYVVATPKGASLSDPRYADAVQRMLDELKTVEKVKNPDKLINPLQVYGTQANPGPIRQQLIAFQEKTFGATPEAAAATVQAGAPVNADATAVQFGAGFDVSAAADVTSSMHDAMDKVAQTGRDAGLTVEMKGTATSGFKLSETSEIIGIGIGAIILILTFASLVAWGMPILTAIIGVAVGMLGVSIATGFFDLSQETPVLATMIGLAVGIDYALFIVSRYRHEIHRSASRAEAAGRAVGTAGSAVVFAGSTVVIALAALAVVNIPFLTAMGIAAAGTVIVAVLVALTLLPAILGLFGSKAFAGRLRFLNAPDVTGDESVRVHNGQRYVRRVVDHPRVITGVIVVLLILLALPLVGLKLALPNDGTSDPSTTQRQAYDLVADEYGPGYNGPLVLVVDGRGVNGEPERVQAFDRLVGQVRATDGVAHAWIAADGINKAGDTVEISVIPSSAADSDQTHDLVTHLRDMESGVEKRTGLTYGVTGQTAIELDVSDRLSSSLIPYVLIVVGLAFLILIVVFRSILVPLVAALGFLLSVAATFGVTVALFTDGWGSIVSNPQPLVSFLPIMLVGIVFGLAMDYQVFLVTRMREAYVHGADAKPAVVIGYRHSARVVAAAAAIMISVFAAFMLQDMQFIKVMGFALAIAVVFDAFIIRMTLMPAVLTLLGDKAWWLPRWLDRILPNIDIEGEQLGAGTAPDDEPEREPVSTSR, from the coding sequence GTGGCAACATTCCTGTCCCGGGTGGGCCGCTGGGCCTACACCAACCGGTTCAAGACCATCGCAGTGTGGATATTGGTGCTGATCGCACTCGGTGTCGGCGCCGCGTTCCTGTCCAAACCCACCACCGAGAGCTTCTCGATCCCGGGCATCCCGTCCGAGCGGGCGCAGAACCTCATGGTCGAACGCTTCCCGGACAAGCCGAAATTCGGTGACGACGTCAGCGTGACCTACGTGGTGGCCACGCCCAAGGGTGCATCGCTGTCCGACCCGCGTTACGCCGACGCGGTGCAGCGCATGCTCGACGAGCTCAAGACCGTCGAGAAGGTGAAGAACCCCGACAAGCTCATCAATCCGCTGCAGGTCTACGGCACCCAGGCCAACCCCGGGCCTATCCGTCAGCAGCTGATCGCCTTCCAGGAGAAGACATTCGGCGCCACCCCCGAGGCCGCTGCGGCCACCGTGCAGGCAGGAGCGCCGGTCAACGCCGACGCCACCGCCGTGCAGTTCGGGGCGGGGTTCGATGTCTCGGCCGCCGCGGATGTCACCTCGTCGATGCACGACGCGATGGACAAGGTCGCCCAGACCGGCCGCGACGCCGGCCTGACCGTCGAGATGAAGGGCACCGCCACAAGCGGATTCAAGCTCAGTGAAACCTCGGAGATCATCGGTATCGGGATCGGCGCGATCATCCTGATCCTGACCTTCGCCTCCCTGGTCGCCTGGGGTATGCCGATTCTGACCGCGATCATCGGTGTCGCCGTGGGCATGCTCGGTGTATCCATCGCCACCGGCTTCTTCGACCTGAGCCAGGAAACCCCGGTGCTCGCGACGATGATCGGCCTGGCCGTCGGGATCGACTACGCCTTGTTCATCGTCTCGCGCTACCGACACGAGATACACAGGTCGGCGAGCCGCGCCGAGGCCGCCGGACGCGCAGTGGGCACCGCGGGCTCGGCAGTGGTGTTCGCCGGGTCGACGGTGGTGATCGCGCTCGCCGCGCTCGCCGTGGTCAACATCCCGTTCCTGACCGCGATGGGCATCGCCGCCGCGGGCACAGTCATCGTGGCCGTCCTGGTGGCGTTGACGTTGCTGCCCGCGATCCTGGGGCTGTTCGGCAGCAAGGCCTTTGCCGGCCGCCTACGCTTCCTCAACGCCCCCGACGTCACCGGCGATGAGTCGGTGCGCGTGCACAACGGGCAGCGCTACGTGCGGCGGGTGGTGGATCATCCGCGCGTGATCACCGGTGTCATCGTCGTGCTGCTGATCCTGCTGGCCTTACCGCTGGTGGGACTCAAACTGGCGTTGCCCAACGACGGCACCTCGGACCCCTCGACCACCCAGCGACAGGCCTACGACCTCGTCGCCGACGAGTACGGACCCGGCTACAACGGACCGCTCGTCCTCGTGGTCGACGGACGCGGCGTCAACGGCGAGCCCGAACGCGTGCAGGCCTTCGATCGCCTCGTCGGTCAGGTCCGCGCCACCGACGGTGTGGCACACGCATGGATCGCCGCCGACGGCATCAACAAGGCCGGCGACACCGTCGAGATCTCCGTGATCCCCTCCAGCGCCGCCGATTCGGACCAGACACACGATCTGGTGACCCACCTGCGCGACATGGAGTCCGGCGTCGAGAAACGCACCGGCCTGACCTACGGGGTGACCGGGCAGACGGCGATCGAACTCGACGTCTCCGACCGGTTGTCGAGTTCACTGATCCCCTACGTGCTGATCGTGGTCGGTCTGGCCTTCCTGATCCTGATCGTGGTGTTCCGCTCGATCCTGGTGCCGCTGGTCGCCGCACTCGGGTTCCTGCTGTCGGTCGCGGCCACCTTCGGTGTCACCGTCGCACTGTTCACCGACGGCTGGGGCAGCATCGTCAGCAACCCGCAGCCGCTGGTGAGCTTCTTGCCGATCATGTTGGTGGGCATCGTGTTCGGCTTGGCGATGGACTATCAGGTGTTCCTGGTGACGCGCATGCGGGAGGCCTACGTACACGGCGCCGACGCGAAGCCGGCGGTCGTCATCGGGTACCGGCACAGTGCGCGCGTGGTGGCCGCGGCCGCCGCCATCATGATCTCGGTGTTCGCCGCGTTCATGTTGCAGGACATGCAATTCATCAAGGTGATGGGCTTCGCACTCGCCATCGCCGTCGTCTTCGACGCGTTCATCATCCGCATGACGCTGATGCCCGCCGTGCTCACCCTGCTCGGCGACAAGGCGTGGTGGCTGCCACGCTGGCTCGACCGCATCCTGCCCAACATCGACATCGAGGGCGAGCAACTCGGTGCCGGCACGGCACCCGATGACGAGCCCGAACGCGAACCCGTTAGCACCTCACGCTGA